The following DNA comes from Bacillus sp. 2205SS5-2.
TTGCGAATGGTGGCAGGAAGGTATTGTTGCTTAACCCATCCGTTTTCATAATCATGGGGATATTTATATTCTAGTCCTCTACCCAGTTCTTTTGCGCCTTGATAATGACTGTCTTTTAGATGAGACGGAACATCCCCGCTTTTTCCACTACGGATATCTTGAAGGGCATTATCAATCGCCATAATCGCAGAATTGGATTTGGGTGATAAACAAAGTTCAATAACGGCGGATGCAAGTGGGATTCGTGCTTCTGGAAAACCTAGTCGCTCAGCAGATTCAATGGCTGCAAGTGTTCTTGGGCCGGCTTGTGGATTGGCAAGCCCGATATCCTCATAAGCAATCACTAGAATTCTTCTCGCGATACTGACAAGATCTCCAGCTTCAATCAGTCGACCCAAGTAGTGAAGGGCTGCATTAGTGTCACTCCCACGAATAGATTTCTGGAAACCACTTAGTACATCATAATGAGCATCCCCGTCTTTATCATGGGAGAAGCTTTTTTTTTGTAAACATTCTTCTGCAATGGCTAACGTGATATGGATATATCCTTCAGGGGCAGGTTTTGTCGACATGACTGCAAGTTCAAGCGCGTTTAACGAACTGCGAACGTCGCCGTTACTGGCTTGTGCAAAGTGACGTAAGGCCTCCTCCGTTATATTCACATCATATTTCCCTAAGCCATTTTCTGAATCCTCAAGAGCCCTTTGCAAAGCGAGCATGATTTCCAAAGTGGAAAGAATATGAAGCTCAAATATTTGGCATCGACTTCGGATTGCGGGATTGATAGCATGATAGGGGTTACTGGTCGTTGCCCCTATTAATGTAATCATTCCATTTTCTAAATAAGGTAGCAGGAAATCTTGCTTGGCCTTATCGAGACGGTGGACTTCATCAAGTAGTAAAATGACTTTTCCTGACATTTTGGCTTCTGCTGCAACGATTTCCAAGTCTTTTTTATTATTGGTCACTGCATTTAAGATTCGGAAAGCGTATCTGGTACTTCCAGCAATCGCATTAGCAATCGATGTTTTGCCAATCCCTGGCGGACCATATAAAATCATAGATGAAAGCTGCTTTGCCTCCACCATTCTTTTAATAATTTTCCCCTCCCCAACAAGGTGGGTTTGTCCGATGATCTCGTCAATGGTTTTCGGTCTTAAGCGAAACGCCAATGGTTTAATACTCAAGAAAATCACTCCAAACTAACGTTCTAAAATGGTGTTTTAAATGTATCATACCTTCACTAAAAATGCATTTATGCCTTATTGTATGCTATAATGCTATATTGATTAAGCTGTATATGCAAAGAATTTTGCTTTGTTCAACAGTGTATATTTCATAAAAATGACAGGACTCGGGGCAACTTTTTGTCTCTTTCTGAATGAAATCAATACAAATACGGTGAATTCCATAATCTTCAAATTAAGTAGCAACAATGCATAGGATAAGACCCAGTAATATAGAGTCCTACGAATGAGAATCTTGCCAAGTAGAACATAAAAATATAAAAAAACAAAAATGGACAACTAATAGAATGAAGTAGGGGGGACCCCAGTGAAAATTTCTACCAAAGGCCGCTACGGCTTAACCATCATGATTGAACTGGCAAAGCGCCACGGAGAGGGACCAACCTCACTGAAGACCATTGCTCAAACACATGAATTATCGGAGCATTATTTAGAACAACTTATCGCACCGTTACGGAATGCGGGACTTGTAAAAAGTATACGTGGAGCCTATGGGGGCTATGTTTTAGCGAAAGAGCCAGCTGAAATTACTTCGGGTGATATTATTCGTGTTCTAGAAGGACCGATTAGTCCGGTTGAAGGAATTGAAGAAGAAGAGCCAGCCAAACGAGAATTATGGATGAGAATTCGTGATGCGGTTAAAGATGTCTTAGACAATACGACAATTGAAGATCTAGCTAGTTATACAGAAGAAGGCGAGTCAGACGCCTATATGTTTTATATTTAGGATATATTCGTAGTAGTATATAAACCTGAAAATTATCGATTTCGGGGCATCATTTCGTGCTTTTGAACTAAATCACTGGAAAGATGGAAGATTCCATTGATTATTGAGTTAATAAGCAAAAAAGTATACGAAAAGAGGCTATATTTAATACAGGAGTGAACAAGAATGAATGCGATCTATCTTGATCATGCAGCAACATCACCAACTCACCCGGAAGTAGTGAAACAAATGCTCTCGACTTACACGAATGTGTATGGAAATCCTTCGAGTATTCATGGATTTGGTCGTGAGGCTAGGTATTTAGTGGATAAAGCAAGAACGACCCTTGCAAAAAGCATTGGAGCTTCTCACAATGAAATCATTTTCACAAGCGGGGGAACCGAGGCAGATAATTTGGCGCTAGTAGGAGTATCGACAGCCTTGAAACAAATAGGCAACCATATTATCACAACATCTGTTGAACATCACGCAATCTTGCACACCTGTCAACAGTTAGAGAAGCAAGGGTTTGACGTAACCTATCTTCCTGTAAATGAAGACGGAGTTCTGTCTTTACAACAAGTAAAACAAGCGCTCCGTGAGGATACCGTCTTAGTTAGTGTGATGTTTGGCAATAACGAAGTTGGAAGCATTCAACCGATTAAAGAAATAGGTGAATTACTTCAACATCACCCTGCCTATTTTCATACTGATGCTGTGCAAGCTTACGGAACCGTTGACATCGATGTCAACCAGCTTCACCTGGATTTGATGTCTGTTTCGGGTCATAAGATTAATGGACCAAAAGGAATTGGCTTTTTATATGTGAAAGAAGATACACCTCTATCTCCTCAATTATTTGGAGGTGAGCAAGAACGAAAACGAAGAGCAGGTACGGAAAATCTTCCTGGTATTGTAGGACTAGCAAAAGCTGCGACCCTTTCAATGAAAGCAAGTCAAGAGAAAAGGGAATCCTACCAAGAAATGAAGGACACACTCAAAAATATTCTCACAGAAGAAGATGTCACGTTTTTCCAAAACG
Coding sequences within:
- a CDS encoding replication-associated recombination protein A — encoded protein: MKPLAFRLRPKTIDEIIGQTHLVGEGKIIKRMVEAKQLSSMILYGPPGIGKTSIANAIAGSTRYAFRILNAVTNNKKDLEIVAAEAKMSGKVILLLDEVHRLDKAKQDFLLPYLENGMITLIGATTSNPYHAINPAIRSRCQIFELHILSTLEIMLALQRALEDSENGLGKYDVNITEEALRHFAQASNGDVRSSLNALELAVMSTKPAPEGYIHITLAIAEECLQKKSFSHDKDGDAHYDVLSGFQKSIRGSDTNAALHYLGRLIEAGDLVSIARRILVIAYEDIGLANPQAGPRTLAAIESAERLGFPEARIPLASAVIELCLSPKSNSAIMAIDNALQDIRSGKSGDVPSHLKDSHYQGAKELGRGLEYKYPHDYENGWVKQQYLPATIRNAKYYEPKETGKFEKALSMIYQKLQS
- the cymR gene encoding cysteine metabolism transcriptional regulator CymR, with translation MKISTKGRYGLTIMIELAKRHGEGPTSLKTIAQTHELSEHYLEQLIAPLRNAGLVKSIRGAYGGYVLAKEPAEITSGDIIRVLEGPISPVEGIEEEEPAKRELWMRIRDAVKDVLDNTTIEDLASYTEEGESDAYMFYI
- a CDS encoding cysteine desulfurase family protein, which translates into the protein MNAIYLDHAATSPTHPEVVKQMLSTYTNVYGNPSSIHGFGREARYLVDKARTTLAKSIGASHNEIIFTSGGTEADNLALVGVSTALKQIGNHIITTSVEHHAILHTCQQLEKQGFDVTYLPVNEDGVLSLQQVKQALREDTVLVSVMFGNNEVGSIQPIKEIGELLQHHPAYFHTDAVQAYGTVDIDVNQLHLDLMSVSGHKINGPKGIGFLYVKEDTPLSPQLFGGEQERKRRAGTENLPGIVGLAKAATLSMKASQEKRESYQEMKDTLKNILTEEDVTFFQNGCLETSLPHVLNLSFPGTDVESLLVNLDMEGIAVSSGSACTAGSIEPSHVLVAMFGEKSDRVRNSIRYSFGLNNTLEDVEFAARKSAKIIHRLTSI